One genomic window of Myxococcus xanthus includes the following:
- a CDS encoding carboxypeptidase regulatory-like domain-containing protein, whose amino-acid sequence MTLLVKSLPQDMDVVSVTSNKDGFYEASLVLGDYRICTTFGRCTDFSVGINEVVRLDYEMSVGPGWSR is encoded by the coding sequence ATGACCTTGCTGGTCAAGTCACTGCCCCAGGACATGGACGTGGTTTCCGTGACATCGAACAAGGATGGCTTCTACGAAGCCTCGCTGGTCCTGGGGGACTATCGAATCTGCACGACGTTCGGGCGTTGCACGGACTTCTCGGTGGGCATCAATGAAGTGGTTCGCCTTGACTACGAGATGTCGGTGGGGCCGGGGTGGTCGAGGTAG